In a genomic window of Branchiostoma floridae strain S238N-H82 chromosome 19, Bfl_VNyyK, whole genome shotgun sequence:
- the LOC118406288 gene encoding NXPE family member 3-like has protein sequence MTKPFFPVLKTTEPFSPVLQTTKLFSSVLKTTKPFSPELKTTKPFSQGLKTTEPFSTVLQTTEPFSADVYLQQLKFSLASESGRQYSVGDTLHIVISAKDTRNNIVTNIGDFFRASILTQVKGKAGSGAVGIITDHQNGTYTATFRLLWEGEVTIKIQLVHPRQAIDVIERTIRKYPFDLVMFRKFKNKIDTECNVDPAIFKKTSAVCNYSDPHAGAWWYCEKAANISCDKPGYHGILRYKKVTGGKLFGRGNSALKKTISGSPSVINVQKGRDPLANRRRCVRGLATPQISGFYRSGVWNSLVCKNRHFSSQAGWQQCLKGKTLYLMGDSTIRQWWEHLVRILNMTETQIPGTIHESGPLLARDTVNDITANFRTHGPPLRTGFIRTSLIKYVANIIDEMEGGPNDVICITMWAHFTSYPVEVYRKRMEAVRAAIESLLQRSPEALVVIKSANTQTGNELISGDWLAHKLDLIMREMFRGMNVVLVDAWEMTNAQNWHRDAIHPAQDIIVQELEFLCSFICPL, from the exons ATGACTAAACCATTTTTTCCGGTGCTAAAAACGACCGAACCATTTTCTCCGGTGTTACAAACAACCAAACTGTTTTCTTCGGTGCTAAAAACGACCAAACCGTTTTCACCGGAGTTAAAAACGACCAAGCCATTTTCTCAGGGGTTAAAAACGACCGAACCATTTTCTACGGTGTTACAAACGACTGAACCATTTTCTGCTGATGTTTATTTGCAACAGCTAAAGTTTTCCTTGGCTTCTGAGTCAGGCAGGCAATATTCTGTCGGAGATACGTTACATATTGttatctctgccaaagatacaaGAAACAACATAGTTACAAACATTGGTGATTTCTTTCGTGCGTCCATCCTTACCCAAGTGAAAGGAAAGGCAGGTTCTGGTGCAGTCGGTATCATAACGGACCACCAGAACGGTACTTACACGGCGACGTTCCGACTGTTGTGGGAGGGGGAGGTCACCATCAAAATTCAATTGGTCCACCCACGGCAAGCTATCGATGTCATAGAAAGAACTATTCGAAAATATCCTTTTGACCTAGTAATGTTTCGAAAATTTAAAAACAAGATCGACACCGAGTGTAACGTAGACCCGGCCATCTTCAAGAAGACCAGTGCAGTTTGTAACTACTCGGACCCGCATGCAGGCGCCTGGTGGTATTGTGAGAAAGCCGCCAACATTTCTTGTGACAAACCAGGCTACCATGGCATACTAAGGTACAAGAAAGTGACTGGCGGAAAACTGTTTGGCAG GGGCAACAGTGcattgaaaaagacaatttctgGATCTCCATCTGTAATTAATGTTCAAAAAG GACGAGATCCTTTGGCCAATCGCAGACGGTGTGTCCGGGGACTGGCCACTCCACAGATATCTGGGTTCTATCGGAGCGGCGTGTGGAACTCTCTCGTCTGTAAGAACAGACATTTCTCCAGCCAGGCCGGCTGGCAGCAATGTCTGAAGGGGAAAACTTTGTATTTAATGGGCGACTCTACCATTCGGCAGTGGTGGGAACATTTGGTAAGAATCTTGAATATGACCGAAACACAGATTCCCGGGACCATACACGAAAGTGGACCATTGCTCGCCCGAGATACTGTTAATGACATAACGGCAAACTTTCGGACCCACGGACCGCCTCTTCGTACGGGTTTCATTCGGACGTCTCTCATCAAGTACGTCGCTAACATCATCGATGAAATGGAAGGAGGACCGAACGATGTGATATGTATCACTATGTGGGCACATTTCACCTCGTACCCTGTAGAGGTCTACAGGAAAAGAATGGAAGCCGTCCGTGCTGCAATAGAAAGTTTACTACAAAGGAGTCCTGAAGCTCTGGTGGTCATCAAGTCGGCAAACACGCAAACGGGCAATGAGCTGATTTCCGGGGATTGGTTGGCACACAAGCTGGACTTGATAATGAGAGAAATGTTCCGCGGGATGAACGTTGTTCTTGTAGATGCTTGGGAAATGACCAATGCACAGAACTGGCACAGAGATGCCATTCATCCAGCGCAGGATATCATCGTacaagaactagagttccttTGTTCTTTCATCTGTCCCTTGTGA